Below is a window of Pseudomonadota bacterium DNA.
ATGGTATGCAGATGGAGATGAACAAAAGCGGACGAAGGCATTTAAAAAACCACTCTGAAGGAAACCTGGACGGCGGCAAACAGGCAGCAAACCGGCAAGCGTTACAAAACAACCTGCGGTTGCAAACCAACCCTGAGGGTGCAAATCAGGTTTCACGAATCAAAACCGGCTTCGCCTCTAGCACACCAGGGTCGTTTTTCCAAGAAAAAATTCCGCTGCGAACCCGCCCTTCCATACACCAACGCGGTCAGACCTCACGCGGGTCGGGTTTCTTGCTGCCCGGGTAAAGCCGTTCCCGACACTGCGGGCAGATACTGTGAGTGAACTGTAACTCAGTGTGTTCTCCCATATAGGTTTCAACCTCCTGCCAGTAGCCGTCGTCATCCCTGATCTTTTTACAGGAGGCGCAGATCGGCAGCAAACCGGTCAGGGCGCGCACCTTTTCCAGGGTCTCACTGAGTTCCTTAACCAGCCGTTTCTGCTCTCTTTCGGCGTAGAGCTGAATGATCAGATATTTGACCCGATTGCGCAGCACCGTCCAGTGAAAGGGTTTGGTCAGGTAATCGGTGGCGCCGACGGCGAAGGCCTGGTTAATGCTGTCGTCATCGTCGAGGCCGGTGATCATCAGAATCGGAATATCGGCGTATTCCTTAAGCAAGCGCAGACGCCTGCAGGTTTCGACACCATCCATGACCGGCATGTCCATGTCCAGAAGAATCAAATCGGCCTTGCAGTTGCGCAGCAGACTCAGGGCCCGGGCGCCGTCTTCGGCCTCACAGACCCGATAGCCGTTATTTTGCAGAAAGACGGACAGGCTGCGGCGACTGAAAAGATCATCGTCAACCACCATAACGCAGTGTTTTGCTTCAATTTTATCGGCGCTATCGTTTATCATTATGGAATTCCCTGAGCCTGGCCGTAACCCGGGCGGCTTCTGCAAACAACAATGAAATCTTATCGGCAACCTGTTCAGCCTTCCCCTGGCGCCCTTGTTTCTCAAGTTCCCGCGCCAGCAGAGAAAGTTTTTCCGCCCCCAGCATCCCGGCGGCGCTTTTGATTTTATGGGCTTCGCCGGCGATCACGGCCAAATCATTTTCCCGCAGGGCCGTTTCAATGGCCTCGCGCTGAAGCGCCAGGGCCTGGCAAAACCGTTCCACCAGCATTCCGGTCCCCCCTCCCATCTCGGCCACGAAATTAGCCAGAGTCCGCCGATTGAGCTCCTGCGCGGAGGCTTTTCCGAGCCCTGAGCGGCCGCTGCCGCCGGTTTTCCGACACTCAGCGCCGCCGGACCCGGATTCAGCTTCCCGAGCCCCCAGAACCCTGGCGATCACCTTTTCCAGCTCCGCGGCCGTAAACGGTTTGCCCAGATAATCATCCATGCCTGCGGCCAGACATCTTTCCCGATCACCTTTCATGGCGTCGGCGGTCACGGCGACGACCTTTAAGGGTAAACCATCGGCGCCCGTAATCCCTTGTCGCCGAATCTCGGCCAGGGCCGCGAAACCATCCATTTTCGGCATCTGCAGATCCATCAGCACCAGATCGTAAGCTTTTTCCCGCACCGCATTCAGGGTTTCCCGGCCATCGGCCGTCCAGTCCGCCCGACAACCCAGATTTTCCAACATGTTCAAAATCACTTCACGATTTATTTCGTAATCCTCGGCCACCAGAAGCCTGCGTTTTTCAAGCTCGATTCGCGGTGCGCGGCGCAAGCGCCCGCCCCGGTCCCAGAAAGGGGTGGCTTTCCCGGCATCGCCGTGAGGCAGAGTCAATTCAACCCAGAAGACACTGCCCTCACCCGGACGACTTTTAAGCCCCAGTTCTCCTCCCATCATGGTCACCAGCCGCCGGACAATACTCAGCCCCAGACCGCTGCCTCCGTAATCGCGGGTGATCGATCTATCAACCCGCTGAAAGGGTTGAAAAATAATCTTCTGCTCCGCTTCATTGAGACCGATTCCGGTATCCGCGACGGCCAGGCGAAAAATCGAAGCCTTTCGCCCTCGATAACGCAGGAAAAGAACCATGGTCACCCGGCCCTGGTTGGTAAACTTGACGGCGTTGCCGACCAGGTTGAGCAACACCTGACGGATTCTGACCGGATCGCCCCGGACCACGCTGTTCA
It encodes the following:
- a CDS encoding response regulator translates to MINDSADKIEAKHCVMVVDDDLFSRRSLSVFLQNNGYRVCEAEDGARALSLLRNCKADLILLDMDMPVMDGVETCRRLRLLKEYADIPILMITGLDDDDSINQAFAVGATDYLTKPFHWTVLRNRVKYLIIQLYAEREQKRLVKELSETLEKVRALTGLLPICASCKKIRDDDGYWQEVETYMGEHTELQFTHSICPQCRERLYPGSKKPDPREV
- a CDS encoding response regulator, whose protein sequence is MSFAVRLLGAFLLVTILVLGSSLFSQVYITKTVGRRLLHDQGYHRVKVLQAQARTALFTQSALHIEATARNMLLTPEIERIILYDAGALSWRSWQNPESASPAWRPEPAELLPWLQEADPDEPEVKTVTTAGVISFILPLRLRSLNEEEGAVSPLGLLRLDITPLIFADYVNRMKWLFAMEIGLISLAALLLSGLLARHLASPVNALIAAADRVSQGDFSRPVKVRASREIEALVEAFNRMMVDLKEFEARLAQARDEAESASRVKSEFLATMSHEIRTPMNGLIGMAELLAGTRLDDKQRRFVMNIRRSGENLLTVLNDILDLSRVEAGKMVLEEVDFDLREVFTEVSRLFMPVAQAKGVAFEVYENPERMNSVVRGDPVRIRQVLLNLVGNAVKFTNQGRVTMVLFLRYRGRKASIFRLAVADTGIGLNEAEQKIIFQPFQRVDRSITRDYGGSGLGLSIVRRLVTMMGGELGLKSRPGEGSVFWVELTLPHGDAGKATPFWDRGGRLRRAPRIELEKRRLLVAEDYEINREVILNMLENLGCRADWTADGRETLNAVREKAYDLVLMDLQMPKMDGFAALAEIRRQGITGADGLPLKVVAVTADAMKGDRERCLAAGMDDYLGKPFTAAELEKVIARVLGAREAESGSGGAECRKTGGSGRSGLGKASAQELNRRTLANFVAEMGGGTGMLVERFCQALALQREAIETALRENDLAVIAGEAHKIKSAAGMLGAEKLSLLARELEKQGRQGKAEQVADKISLLFAEAARVTARLREFHNDKR